One window of the Manihot esculenta cultivar AM560-2 chromosome 14, M.esculenta_v8, whole genome shotgun sequence genome contains the following:
- the LOC110631065 gene encoding probable ubiquitin-like-specific protease 2A isoform X1 — protein MGAGECNGGTLQHVIESSLSETCARLSKHRSCWKHMVASLYSNGKKINKQEAEQIRRYKLTPLCFLGTFPSRKRSKRRKPKYKIARVIKEKKKLDSGEFDCYFQNLWRSFSEDKRTCFTYLDSLWFYWYMKASSKGKVLTWIKEKQIFLKKYVLVPIVCWGHWSLLIFCHLGESTMSKARTPCMLLLDSLEMANPRRLEPDIRKFVLDIYRSEGRDENEKLIYKIPLLVPKVPQQRNGEECGKYVLYFINLFVKDAPDDFSIKDYPYFMNKHWFSLQCLDNFFEELDSYGDAEAADQKGPKPFRVYSRRLKKNNRMADSTEGMKRGGTS, from the exons ATGGGGGCCGGAGAGTGCAATGGTGGAACTCTTCAGCATGTTATTGAATCTTCCCTCTCAG AGACTTGTGCTCGATTGTCCAAACATCGTTCATGTTGGAAGCATATGGTAGCTAGCTTGTATTCTAATGGCAAGAAGATAAATAAACAAGAGGCTGAACAGATACGGAGATATAAGTTAACACCCCTGTGTTTTTTAGGCACCTTCCCTTCTCGCAAACGATCAAAGAGGAGAAAGCCCAAGTATAAAATTGCAAGagtaattaaagaaaagaaaaagctaGATAGTGGAGAATTTGACTGCTATTTTCA AAATCTGTGGCGGAGCTTCTCAGAAGATAAGAGAACTTGCTTCACTTACCTGGATAGCTTGTGGTTTTACTGGTACATGAAGGCATCCTCTAAGGGGAAGGTGCTTACATggataaaagaaaaacaaatttttttgaaaaaatatgtaCTTGTTCCCATTGTTTGCTG GGGTCATTGGAGCCTATTGATCTTCTGCCACCTTGGTGAGAGCACCATGTCCAAAGCCAGAACACCTTGCATGTTGTTACTGGATTCACTTGAAATGGCAAACCCAAGGCGCCTTGAACCGGATATAAGAAA GTTTGTGTTAGACATTTATAGATCTGAGGGCAGGGATGAAAATGAAAAGCTGATTTATAAGATTCCACTCTTGGTACCTAAG GTGCCACAGCAAAGAAATGGTGAAGAATGTGGCAAGTATGTCCTTTACTTCATAAATTTGTTTGTCAAAGATGCTCCAGATGATTTTAGTATCAAGGACTACCCCTATTTT ATGAATAAGCACTGGTTCAGTCTTCAATGCTTGGATAACTTCTTTGAGGAACTGGATTCATATGGCGATGCGGAGGCAGCAGATCAAAAAGGCCCAAAACCATTTAGGGTTTATTCTAGAAGGCTCAAAAAGAATAACAGAATGGCTGACTCAACAGAAGGCATGAAAAGGGGAGGGACTAGCTAA
- the LOC110631065 gene encoding probable ubiquitin-like-specific protease 2A isoform X2, whose translation MGAGECNGGTLQHVIESSLSGTFPSRKRSKRRKPKYKIARVIKEKKKLDSGEFDCYFQNLWRSFSEDKRTCFTYLDSLWFYWYMKASSKGKVLTWIKEKQIFLKKYVLVPIVCWGHWSLLIFCHLGESTMSKARTPCMLLLDSLEMANPRRLEPDIRKFVLDIYRSEGRDENEKLIYKIPLLVPKVPQQRNGEECGKYVLYFINLFVKDAPDDFSIKDYPYFMNKHWFSLQCLDNFFEELDSYGDAEAADQKGPKPFRVYSRRLKKNNRMADSTEGMKRGGTS comes from the exons ATGGGGGCCGGAGAGTGCAATGGTGGAACTCTTCAGCATGTTATTGAATCTTCCCTCTCAG GCACCTTCCCTTCTCGCAAACGATCAAAGAGGAGAAAGCCCAAGTATAAAATTGCAAGagtaattaaagaaaagaaaaagctaGATAGTGGAGAATTTGACTGCTATTTTCA AAATCTGTGGCGGAGCTTCTCAGAAGATAAGAGAACTTGCTTCACTTACCTGGATAGCTTGTGGTTTTACTGGTACATGAAGGCATCCTCTAAGGGGAAGGTGCTTACATggataaaagaaaaacaaatttttttgaaaaaatatgtaCTTGTTCCCATTGTTTGCTG GGGTCATTGGAGCCTATTGATCTTCTGCCACCTTGGTGAGAGCACCATGTCCAAAGCCAGAACACCTTGCATGTTGTTACTGGATTCACTTGAAATGGCAAACCCAAGGCGCCTTGAACCGGATATAAGAAA GTTTGTGTTAGACATTTATAGATCTGAGGGCAGGGATGAAAATGAAAAGCTGATTTATAAGATTCCACTCTTGGTACCTAAG GTGCCACAGCAAAGAAATGGTGAAGAATGTGGCAAGTATGTCCTTTACTTCATAAATTTGTTTGTCAAAGATGCTCCAGATGATTTTAGTATCAAGGACTACCCCTATTTT ATGAATAAGCACTGGTTCAGTCTTCAATGCTTGGATAACTTCTTTGAGGAACTGGATTCATATGGCGATGCGGAGGCAGCAGATCAAAAAGGCCCAAAACCATTTAGGGTTTATTCTAGAAGGCTCAAAAAGAATAACAGAATGGCTGACTCAACAGAAGGCATGAAAAGGGGAGGGACTAGCTAA